CCATCTTTTCCCAGAGGTCAGAAACTATATAATAAGGAATCAGTCTAATTTCTCCTCCTTGAACTCTCTATTTATGATGTTTGTATgtgatgtggggtgtgtgtgtgtgtgtgtgtgtgtgtgtgtggtgttagaTCAGGATTGATGGAGCTACAGGAGATccagagaagcaggcaggcatCTCCAGAAGCAGAATTGTTCTTTAATCAGACAACTGAAAGGCAGTTCACAGTCTCCCCTCAGATGTGGAGAATGTGTGCACACGGGGCGGGAACTGGGAGCTTTACGGGGTGGCAGATTCCATCTGCAGGTCAGTTCCCCTCCCGTCTCAAAGTGGGAGATGGGGATACCAGCAGCGTGGCAGAAGCTTCCACTGGAGTCATCGTTCGAATCAACTTTCCTTTCTAGTCTTCCGCAGCCCATCTGAGACGTTTAgggttttttccctttttgttttgttttgtttgtttgttgtttgtttttagggcAGAGGTAGTGGTTGAAGTTGGATatcatagatcaggctggcctggaattcacagaggcTTCTGCAAGTTCAGAAGCCATCCCAGCGGGGCTCCAGGGTAATTCTTAATTCTTCTTCAAACTACTGCACcctgcttctcctctcctttATTCTCCTTCAAGCACTTTCAGAGGTTCAGAGCTTGCCTGCCCCGGGGGATCTTCTGTTAAACTTTAGTCAAATTAACCTCCAATTTCAATTTGCATCTATTCTTTATGTTCTCTCGTTAACGTCACTAAGACCTCTGAGGTGGGAACCCAGTAGCAGTGATGAATTGAATTCTGAGATCACAAAGTAAAAtgaaactgtggtggtttgaacgcTTGGCcattagggagtggcactattaggaattaggaggcgtggccttattggaagaggtgtggctttgttggaagaagtgtgtctctgtgtaggcGGGCTTTGAGGACTCTTAGTGTCCGGGCTCTGCTCGGTGCAGAAGAGAGCCTTCTCCTAGCTATTTGCAGAAGCCAGTCTCCTTCTGGCTTCCctaggatcaagatgtagagagAACTctatctccagcaccatgtctgcctggaggcCGCCacgcttcctgctgtgatgaagagggtctgaacctctgaacctgtgagccagctccagtgaaatgtttgcctttagaagagttgccttggtcatggcgtctcttcacaacaatgaaaccctgacaaagatggaagtcttcctgcctttGGTTCATACATGTAATCATGAGGCTGTGTAAGTGCGGAGTGCTTTTGCACATGGCATCTTTGTCCCCAGAAGGAAGGACTCTGACTTAATATTTCATGAGTACATGCTTAGGCCATACTTTGACTTATTTCCCAACTAGTGCATAACTTAATTAcccatttattctatttctaAGTCCCACTGTGTGCTTGGTTAGCTCTCCTCGGCTCCATCTGACTGTCTCCTTTACCGTTCTGGGCAAATCTCCCTTTCTTGACTCAAAGCCAGaattcttctctctctgccaGATGACCCACCTTATAACGCTGCCCTGATGAATTTGGTCAGTCAGCATGTTGTTGACAGCTGAATGCTTTGATGCAGTGCACAAGAGATCATCTCTACAGGGCTGCCTTGAGCACCCCTTGGCATATTTGTGCTCAatcatttgttttcattgtgttgcACACACTCGGTGCACACACATCAGGATGGAGCGAGAATTCGCTTTCTCTCCCCAAGAACTGAGAGCCGTTTTCCACCTCGGCTGCGACAACCTGAACTCTCTCTAGAAGGTAAGAGGATCCTGACCGCTCCACATTCACCCCGAGTGACACTTGgttcttccccttttctggatgcTAAACTTCCTGGTGGGTATAAATTCTATCATGATTTTCTATACATTTCCCCAGCTCTGAATGATACTGAACATCTTTCCAGGTACTCTGTAGCCAACGAAATAACATCTTTAAGTAGAATATTGTATATATGCCATATTATTGGAGgcaaataaaaatacacacaaaaatatgattataggggccggagagatggctgagcaggtaaaAACACTAGTGGCTCTtccaaggatccaggttcaattcccagcacccacacaaagtTTCAATACACTTGACACCCTCTGCCGGTTTCTGTGGACACTGCACGCATGTAGtattcagacatacatgcaggcaaaactcccaTACAAAaccataacatttaaaaatactgttataaataaaaaacactaGAGATGTCTCTGAGAGAATATTAACAGTGATTAATTAGTGTATCAGATTCATGTGTGATACATTTCTGTTTTGTGGTTTTATGGGAGTTCATTTGAACACAAATGTATTTGGCATGAGAAGACCAGAGGCAAAACCTACAAATGTGACTTCTAGAAGATAAAAACAACCGTTtcttacctgtctgtctgtctatcttcgatcgagctatctatctatctatctatctatctatctatctatctatctatctacctacctatcatctatctatctatctatctatctatctatctatctatcatctatctgttttgtttctatttgtttctttatttggcttttccagagtttctctgtgtaaccccgactgtcctggaactttttctgtagtctaggctggcctcctACTCAaagtttgcctgcctctgcctctggaatgctgggattaaaggccaggcCCAGCATTGCCTGGCACTTCTTTTGAGGCCTGAAGTTAGACCCCACCAGGCTGCCAGGATGGGACTTCCAACCCTGATGGCTTCCCCTCAGGGACAACACTTTGCCCACCGCAGTTGGTTCTTGGAACACCCGGAGGCAGTTCACAGCTGTCCCTTCTTGGGCccgccccctcctcccctttacTAAGTGAGGATGGGAGGCGTGCTGATTGGCAGCTCATGTCTGTCCCCTAAAGTCATCCACACTCCCCACATCCTTTTGACTTTCCAAAGCAGGATCCAGACAGCTGGGACTTACTCTTGGGGATTCTTTGTTTACAGATTTCACTCCTGGGACTCAAGAGAAACCAGTTTAGCCTTGGCTTCCGGGGACTCTTGATTGTTTACCACCTGTGTACCAACACTGAACCCATTTGAATCTTTCCAACAGACTCCTTGGCATATTTTAATGTTAAatgctgtgtgtatctgtggtgtgtgactctgtgtgactgtgtgactctgggcacacacacacacacgcacacacgcacacgtaagCATATGAAAGCACTGCTGCTCACTGTAGCCtggaagggcatcagatcccctggaacctgACGCAAGTGATTGTTTCAGAGGATCCAACCAAACTtgcatcctctgaaagagcatcaagtgctcttgatcactgagccatctttccagcccctgcaTCTCACTTCTATTTGTTTGTATTGTTTCCAATGCAGGGGCATTGGGGTGAGGCCGTGGAAAACAGGGATCTCACACGCTCAGCAAGGGCTTTATCATTACGCTACATTTCTAGCCCCATAGTGAAAGACATATCCAGATCCAGCCATGTCCCACGGTGGGAAATACATGCTTTCCAACAATCCCAGTACCCATCACCCTcaaccctctcctctcttttttacTGGAAAAAAACCTGTAAGATACCACAAAAATCAGACATCACTTCAAAACACCCTAGACAAGCCCAAAACGGTGTCTTGCAGCAGGAAGAGcttagaaacaaacaacaaaccaaaacaaaaaaaccaagagacAGACTATGCATGATGATATAAAGAGACAAAACGAATTTGCTGGTCTTAAGGTTTAATAAGTACAGTAATTTAGTGCCTAGAGAAAAGTAATTCTGAGGTGAGAGAAGAAAGGTCTATTAGGTGATTCCAATGGAAGTCAAAGCAATGGAAATGGAGCTGATTTAAGGCATTTGCTGCGAGAATCAGAGCTCAAATTTGCTGTTCATTCTGATCTCTTGCTCAGACCTCCCTCCGGCTTCCTTTTGTCCAGAGAGTAGTCTAGGTTGGTTGGAGGGGAAATGTATCTTATTATAAAGGCCCGCGGTCACTTAGAGGAATCAAGGGTCTTTGGCTCAGACACAAGCTGACTTTCTCTCACCCACGCACTGGATTCACAGCGCCCCCTGCTGGCTCTCGGTAAGATTCGGATATGGGCGACCGTTCCGTTCTGTTCGTTCTGGGTTCCGCAGAGGTAGGTTGGTGGGGCGGCTCCAGATCAGGTGTGAGGTCACTGCGCGCCCGCGCTCAGCGGCTCCACCCGCAGCCACAGCCCGCCCTCCGCGCGCAGGATCAGCTCCGGCTTCCGGCGCGGCTCCTTGTCATCGGGTAGGAGTCGGAAGCGCAGCAGCGTCAGCGCCAGCGCCACCTTCATCTCGTTCATGGCGAAAGTCTGTCCTATGCAGTTCCTGCGGGAGGACAAGATAAGCACTGTCTATGACCGAGCCGGGACCCAGCCAGGCGCCGTGGAACCCAACCTGACACGGTCTCGGCAGTGCCTGGTCAGCATGATGCGTAGGAAGGACCGAGATGCGTCTGGGACCCCAACTGGACTCTGCATCCCCAAACATCTTGCAGCCTCAGTGCCCAGTTCAGAAGGACGGGACTTTGAGCATAGAGCATAGTCCTTCTCTTTCTAACCCCTACTCTCCAGACCTTTGCAAATAACCTGAATAGAGGGCAGAAAGGAAAACCAGAACCAGACCATGCTAACTTCCCACTATTCCCACTGTCAGTCCCAGACCGTACTCTATGACCCGAGCCCATTGGCCTCACCTGGGCCCCGCGGAGAAGGGAATAAAAGCCAGAGGTGAGCTGTCTTTGATGTTCTCTGGGTCAAAGCGGAAGGGGTCATAGACCTGCAGGAGATACAGAGCCAAGGTGGATGAGTGACTTCTCGGTACAACCAAGTTCAGAATCCTATTTCTGGGCTGGTGAGGTCTGATTTCCTAGGTCAAAGCCCCACCTCCTCCCTTAAAACTCCAACCCCACTGTAGGGGATAAGGCAGGCAGTACCTCAGGGTTCGGCCACACAGATGGGTTGTGATGAATTCCAAAGATGCTGATGAGGCAGATGACACCTGTGGGAGAAGAGGGGGTTTCACGACAAAACTCTGCTGCTTGCCCGGGACCCTTTTCCCCATATGACACCTTTGGGAATGGTCCGGCCATCTGGGAGCACAACGTCCTGGGTGCAGCATCGGGAGATGACCGGCACTGGGGGATGCAGCCGCAGACTCTCCTTTACGCACATGGTCAGGAAAGGCAGCTGGGCCAGGTCGTCCCTAAGGAAACCACTTCGACTGTTAGCCAGGGAGCGGAAAGGAGACCACCGACAGTcatgtggctcagtggtcatGTGGTCATGTGGTCATGTGTTCATGTGGTCATGTGGATCAGTGAAACCTCTTCTCACAGGGATAAAGTAAGCCCAGTGTGGCTCAAATGTGAGATAACTAGAGCAGTAGAAAACTAGACATATTCTAAATTAAGACTGCTCTCCTACCATCTTGGGACCTTCAAGTCCTTGGCCTGGTCTCTCCTAGGTCTCTGGAACCACCGAGGAGACAGGGTGGGAAAGCCATTGTAGGAGAGGTTTCTGGGAGATGGCTGGATGGACAAACGACCTAGGATCCTGGACAGCACctagactgatttttttttttgtaattttactttattttatcaaGACAGAAATTCTCTACATAGCCCCGGGTAGACtgggatggcctcaaactcagaggtcctgcctctgcctctcaagggcttGGATTAAAGGGGTATATCACTACAcctggctattttatttttttaaagagatattttattttttaaagagatttatttattattatatgtaagcatacagtagctgtcttcagaagagggcgtcagatctcattacagatggttgtgagccaccatgtggttgctgggaattgaactcgggacctctggaagagcagtcagtgctcttaacctccaagccatctctctagcccgctattttattttttagcgtgtgtgtgtgtgtggggggggggacacgTGTGCTCGAAGGTCAGGGGTCTCAGTTCCATCGGAACTGAGTTACTCGTGTTTGTGAGCTACCAGATGTGGATGCTGAAAACCAAACTGTGCAGGAGTAAGAAGTACTCTTCACAGCAGAGCGATCTTTCTCGCTCCAGCACACTGCAATGCCCAAATATCACCTCCGAGCCCCTGAGCACATCACTACAGTAAGATCCAGGGtacaggagaaaaacaaacaggaagaaagaagacatcCATGGAGAGAAAAGAGGGTGAGGGACACACTTTCACCGAACACGTGTAAAATATCATTCTTTCCCTTGTAATGATCACTGTTCTCTCAGCGACAAAAATTGGTCTGTTCCAAAGCCAACAACCCTTTCCCTGCTAGTGAGGCTTGGCACTAGGTCTCTCCTCTGGGCCCATGAGCAAATCTAGTGGAATCAGCAAAAAGAGTGATTCTTCCCCACTTGAGGAGGAGAGGGGCTCACTGATGTGCCAGGAAGACCTATGCTTACCACTCAATCTCCTCAGACTCTCGGTCCCTCAGGAGCTCCTGAACCTCCTGCCTGCAGCGCTCCTGGTACTCCGGGTGCCTTGCCAGGTTGTACAGGATCCAGGAGAGCCCACTGGCTGTGGTGTCATGGCCTGAGGGATAAACAGGCAGGCATGGGTCTCTGCTTCAGCACCACATTGAGGGCAGTGCCCAGGTAGAAATCCCAGAAAGGGTAGGAAAAGGATCAAGGGATAGAATAGAAGGATTCTAGATCTTTCTGACAAAAAGGATAaactcctgcctcctccctaTCCCACACTGGAAGCCTCACCCTCAAACATGAAGGTGTCGGCCTCTGCTCTGATGTCCTCATCTGACAACTCCTTTCCATCTTCGTCctgaagacaaaacaagaccCCAGATCACAGCAGTTCTGGAAATCCCTGTGTTTAAACTATGGCGTTCTCAGAAGATCCTTTGTTCAACCAGAAACCAAAGGCTGTGTACTACTGTCCACCTCTTGTCTGTTGCTACTGGTACAGTCTGaacttcatgacttctgctgggTATCCTGTCTCCCGCAGTGGGAGGAGGCAACAGCCCACACAGAAATGTCACCGTGTTTCTGCGCGATGGagactttctgaggaactgatggTGACTTGATATGGAAGATGGCTGCAGGGCAACTTGCCTTGGAAATTAGAAGTAAATCTTTACTCCAAAGACTTCTACCCACACTCTAAAGTGCTATAGATCCAGGGAAATCTATGTCCCGTGGAAGCATTTAGTTTGCACATCTAACTTTGTCCTGGAAAGAGCCTGTTTAACTCCAGAATGaaattccctctctccctttcgttacctctcttcttctttctttcacttagtcctccatccctctctttGTTCATTATTTATCCCCTTCAGGGGAATTAGACTCAGGTGTCCTTGTTGTTCTATGTGAACCACAGGATGAGAAAGCATTGCCCTTTCTCTGTGGTATAAACCTCATTGCACATACAGGTAAACACTTCATCCTCCTGGGAAAGGGGACACTGGTAATGGGGAGTCATTGTTACCTCCCATTCTGACTTTGCCTGTTGCCATGACTAATCAAAGGGCTGCTGTGATCCTCGACGTTGGGGGATTTTCCTGGATTTGCCACAGTGTCCTCTGTATCGAGCTCACATGAGTTGACGCAATACTTGGCATCGGTATCCATTCTGTTTCTCAAGAACCCACCTTGCTCAGTAGCAGGACATCGATGAAATCCAAAGTCTTGGACTTGGCCTTGGACTTAAGGAAGCCATCCAAACCCTGATCTGGGAGGGTGCGGCGCCGCTCCCGGATGACGGCGTCCGTGAAGTCGTGCACCAGGTTGCAGGCCGCCCGGAAGCGCATCCCATCAGGGGTGAGATTATACAGCAGGTCCATGTACAGCAGAGGCTTCTGGTGCCTTTTGGCCACTAGGGCACTGAGCTCCAGGATAGCAGCGATATATTCACTGGACTTCCTGCAGGATGTAGGCAAAGGAGACAGCGATTTAACATACGTGAATCCACCAGTCAGGAGCCATTGGGAACGGAGTACCGGAAACAGTTGGCCatggaggcagaaggaaatgAGCCCTGAGGGTCAACTCTCAAAACCCTCCTATCTCCGTGAGATGCCTCCGCACCCCTATGCTCCCAGACCGCAGTGTGGCCAGCTCTCAGGACTGACTTGCCACGGGGTCATGAGGACACCAGAAATGGTGACACCGGTAGGTGAGCTTAACCCTGGTGCCTTCTGGGAAAGAATCCCAGGCTGCATGAACAGATTAAGGAGGGGTAGGGAAGTTGGCGTCCCAGAGGATCTCAGTGTTGATCACGTCCATCATCAGCTCCACTGTAACTTAGAATAGCTCCCTAATATCTCCtaaaggtaggtgtgtgtgtgtgtgtgtgatgtgtgtgtgtgtgtgatgtgtgtgtgtatgtgtgtctgtgtgtgtctgtgtgtatctatgtctgtgtgtgtgtgtgtcatgtgtgtgcgtgtgtgatgtgtgtgtgtgtttatgtgtctgtgtgtttgtgtgtgtatatatttggggATGGGTTCaagactgagtttctctgtgtagctttgcttatcctggaacttgctctgtagaccactcTAGTCTGGTTTCAAACTAAGGGATTTGTCTACCTCCGCATCCAGGGTattagaattaaaggcatgtgccaccatgcccagcaagataggtagatagatagatagatagatagatagatagatagatagatagatagacagacagatagatagacagatagagacagatagacagacagacaagcctggcctacacagtgagctGTAGGGCCacggctacatagtgagactcttgaCTCTTAGAACAGGTTCTGAGGCTCAGAACAAGGACTCACTCCTGACAGTTGCTGTCAAAGCTGAAGACACATTTCTGCAGACTGTCCAGAGTCATGAGGCTGACGTGTTCAAACATGTCCAGACGGGCACTGCCTTCTGAAATCAGCCGCTGCCACTTGGCCTAGAAGAAGAAGATGGGGTTGATGTTGGACCTGGGCTCCTTGAGTCTCTACCTAATTTCAACCCCTGACccagttttctcattttaagCTCCAGCCACCCAAACCCAGGAATGGCCACAGCCATTGGGAAAGAGGGGTCTGTTGCTGGGTGCCAGCAACTCACATGCATGATGTTGGTGCTGTTGTTGAAAATCTTCACATAGGGTTTCAGGATGTTGAAATGGAAAGCTGGGGTCAGCATGCGACGGTGGCGGCTCCACTTGTCCCCAGCACTCACCAAGAGCCCATCCCCTAGGAGAGTAACCATTGGCAGTGGGCAAGGGTGGCACCATTCCCCGATCCCCAAGGGTGTCCCTCTCTGGTCCCCCGCAGGTACTCACCCAACCAAGGCTTTAGTGTGCTGTAGAATATCACATCCTTGAGTGCAACAGCAACTGCCGTGAACAAGGACACCAGGGGTCACAGTGTGGGTGAGGACAGACTGTGGAAGGTGGGTGGGAACCCTCCCAGAAGCCTGCACTTCCCTTCCAAAGTCCACATGCCAAGAACCAAGGATGGAAGAAGCAAAATGAAGTTGAAAGTGAGAAGAGACGGAACTAGGCAACTGTAGTGTCGGCAGGTGAGACAGGTCACAGCTGAAACACCACGTCATGCTGTGGTGCCACATTACATGGCTTGTACACAGTCTAACATGTATGTCATGCATGAGACCATCACACCTCTGTGACATTTGCTGAAACCTATGTCCCTATCATCTAAGCATCCTAGGTATCTGACATCTCCTGAACTGATACGGGACACATCACATGAGCTGTAAGGGTTAACATGCCATAGCATGGCCTTAGCACACATAACTACCCTggcattctctgtgtagccctggctgtcctggaactcactctgtagaccaggctggcctcgaacttagaaatccgcctgcctctgcctcccagagtgctgggattaaaggtgtgcaccaccaccagccTGGCTGGAGCAAGTTTTGAAAGTTCACGGACTCTCTCTACTTTTCGATTGCTCTCCCTGCTTTGTGCTTGTGGTTGAGTATATGATCTCTCCGCTTCCTACTCTTGTCACCAGGACTCTGTCACCATCATGGACTGtccctctgaaaccataatctaaaaataaattcttcctctaTGAGTTCCCTTtgtcgtggtgttttatcacagcaacagaaaggtaacTAAGGCTTGGTGGcccttgaaaaaagaaagaaagaaagaaagaaagaaagaaagaaagaaagaaagaaagaaagaaagaaagaaagaaagaaaggaaggaaggaaggaaggaaggaaggaaggaaggaaggaaggaagaaagaaagaaagaaagaaagaaagaaagaaagaaagaaagaaagaaagaaagaaagaaagaaagaagaaaaaaaatccagagttTGGGGCTAGATTCACCTGAGTAGCAAAACGATGTctccagaaaagcaaaagctCCTCTAATATACTGAATGTGGCCTAGACTGTGGCCCACGGGTCCCGCCTAGATGTTCTTAAAGTCTTGCCTTAGATACGCCTCCAATAAGGGACCTATTATTTCTCAGAAAAACCCTGGGTCCTAGATCTCAGCCCCCAAAGAGATCCCAGCTGTGAAAAGCAAGATAAGACCATATCtgccgggcagcggtggcgcacgcctttaatcccagcactctgggaggcagaggcaggcagatttctgagttcgaggccagcctggtctacagagtgagttccaggacaaccagggctatacagagaaaccctgtctcgaaaataccaaaacaaacaaacaacaagaagaagaaggccATCCCCACTGGCTTCTCACACAGAACCTGGCATGTCTCAGATATTCAGGTCTGGAGCTAAGTGCACACATGCCCATCTTCATGCAATCCCTGGGGGAATAGataaatgcaaaaaagaaaaaaaaaagatggaagtgGAAGCGTGAACCTGCAAGAGCTGTGACCATATGGGCAGCGTGGCACAGTTATGCTCACAATACAACAACGTGATCAGACGTGAGACAGAGGATGTCCATGTGAGGAAGATGTAGAGCTGTCATTGCCACAGCCCAGCCTGCCTGACTGATTCACGCTGCATTATTAGCCGGAGGCACTGGAGACCTCAGTGGTGGGAAAGTACAGTGTCCGCCTGGAGTCAATGAAAAGCATGGGTTTTGTGAAATGGCACGGTCTGCACTGGGGAGGGAGGCGCTCCGTGGATATGAGCTCTTGCTGCATAAGCCCGAGGACCGAAGCATGAGTCCTGTAAACCAGATGTGGCGGcacatgtctgtaactccagataaGACAGGAGCCAGGTACAAGAAGGTTCTCTGTCTGCCCCAGACGCTTGAGATTCAGCTAGCGTGCATCTACTGAAGCAAGCCCTGAGGGACCTAGCCTCAAACAAGGAGGAAAGCAAGGATCAaggtgccctctgaccttcacatgtatgCTACGgcacatgcatgcctgtcctCCTACAAATATGTCCTcccacaaatattttaaaaggtaaagtGGGGTGGTTGATTCAGGTCTTCAAGTTCCAGGCACACTTGAAATAATTTGGAAGCTGGAGAGTGTCAGACCCATGCCTGGCAAGTGACAAAGCTGTGGTGATCCACCTCTTTCCCTTCTTAACCTGGCCTGTCCCAAGATGGGAAGACAAGAATGCAAGAGTAGGGGGCTAGGCCGTGATTGGGAAGATTTCTAGGTTCCAACAAGACACAAATCAATATAAGGTGATCTATTATGGACAGGGTGCAAAGATGAACTGAGAGTTGGGTGGTATAGAAATAGCAGACCAGATTTTCTAACAGCCACAAGTCCTCTCGTTGCTCTGAGTATaggaatgctttttttttctgggtctaggGCTGAGCGTTAGATGTTTTTGATGCCCACTGGCTATGGCTTCAACATTTCTACTCAAACCTAAAGTCATGGCTTAGGCAATAGTTGCTCCGGGAAGCCTTTGCACACATCCTAGCAGAGACCACACCTCCACTCAACTGTCAGGGTCCTGACCACACCAGGTTAGGGATGTCCCTGCCCCTGTCAACTTCTACCTCAAGAACTGACTTCCTCTAGGGGAGGACCTTGGCTTGAAGACATCTGGGATGCAGAATGTCCAGACTATTAAGATGTAGTAGTCGTAATATAGCAAGTAATAGTAGAGGAAGAGAGTCATGTGGAAGCTGGTGAAACTatgaagaggagagaaaggggagagggagagggagagggagagggagagggagagggagagggagagggagagggagggagagagagagagagagagagagagagagagagagagagagagagagaggttgacaGGGAAGAAAGGAGGTACTGAATCACACTGTCAAGCCACACAGAAGGGACTG
The sequence above is drawn from the Apodemus sylvaticus chromosome 20, mApoSyl1.1, whole genome shotgun sequence genome and encodes:
- the LOC127670401 gene encoding leukotriene-B4 omega-hydroxylase 3, whose protein sequence is MLQLSLSWLGLGPEAAFPWQTLLLLGASWILARILIQIYAAYRNYRRLSDFPQPPRRNWLMGHVGMVTPTEQGMKQLTQLVGTYPQGFLLWMGPMVPVISLCHSDIVRSILNASVAVALKDVIFYSTLKPWLGDGLLVSAGDKWSRHRRMLTPAFHFNILKPYVKIFNNSTNIMHAKWQRLISEGSARLDMFEHVSLMTLDSLQKCVFSFDSNCQEKSSEYIAAILELSALVAKRHQKPLLYMDLLYNLTPDGMRFRAACNLVHDFTDAVIRERRRTLPDQGLDGFLKSKAKSKTLDFIDVLLLSKDEDGKELSDEDIRAEADTFMFEGHDTTASGLSWILYNLARHPEYQERCRQEVQELLRDRESEEIEWDDLAQLPFLTMCVKESLRLHPPVPVISRCCTQDVVLPDGRTIPKGVICLISIFGIHHNPSVWPNPEVYDPFRFDPENIKDSSPLAFIPFSAGPRNCIGQTFAMNEMKVALALTLLRFRLLPDDKEPRRKPELILRAEGGLWLRVEPLSAGAQ